CTTTCTCCGTTTCAGGATTTGGAACAAAAAAGGTACTTCTCCCGCTGATATACCAGTCATTAGTCCCTTGCGTAACTCCTGTCAAAGAAGCGCGCACATTAGAAGGTAGCACCATTCCAGTTACAAGCTCGTCCGGGTGATTTTCACTATCCATCTTGCAAATAAAACCTATATTATAAAAGTGAAGCTTTTTAAATGAACAGTCGCGCTAAACCACCTGTACGAGATGCCATTCCTTTGTATGgttataatatacatataccCCTCCATAGTTTCCATACTCTTGCCATAAACGCTAACCAAGAAGGGTGTTTCCGGAGGAAACTGATCACACACTAGGATTCGAGGAAACATCAAATTTATGATGGCAGTTTTAAGAGACTAGGTTAAAACAttctttttttgtaattaggtttattgattttgtaattattaagtagttcatgttccttttgtatttgtttgtgtgtaattgtacatgtgaatgtatgttctgtgttggggatcaccttgtacaggcagtattgccttttgtgttacccatctttggaaaaattgataataataataatgattgtgggtttgactTTAGGTAGGATGATAACTGTGATGACCTCATAAATGGCGTTTGGTCGTTACAGAGGAACGAGCTCATTTGACAGCAGTCCAACAGATGCTGGTAGCACGATATTAAAGCTGACCAATAAGATACTCGCTGACCTGCAAGTGGACAACAGCAGTTCGCAGCAGGCAAAAGAGGCGAGAGTGGTCAGAAATGTCCGTAGTTACAGCGACCCATCCGGAGGAGTAGATGCAAGAGAATCTCTCCCAGCATACTACGACACTAGCACGATTCTCCAGCCCGCTGTAAGACTTAACTTAGATTAATTCTGAAGCCAACTATCTGCTTTTTCTTCCACAGAGAAACCCTAACATGCCTTACTTAGCACCAGTTAACACCTCAAACGAACTCGAAGATTTTGACCCGCTGATTTCACGCTCCCAGCCTGCAGTAGTAGCACCTGAAGATTCACATTTAAATTCACAGCTGGTTGAGTCAGAGGTAAAGTATGTGTTGCTAGAGgaattttttgtttgttgttattgttatgttattatctactttaccagttaggcactgttAACATACATTTTGTGTGCTTTTAGCCACCAGCAACACAAGTCACTTCAGAACTGAGCAAATACATTTGCAGTGAAACTAGTAAATCTGATAATGATGATGACTTTTGGGCATTCTTTGATGGTGAACGACATTCAGAAGTCACTTCAACTGACATTGGCACTACTGACAAACAGGAGTCTCTGCCCAATGATGCTGTAACCTCACCAAATGACTCTGAAAGCTCATTAACACAATCAAATGATACAAAAGATGTCAGTACACAATCAAATGATACAAAAGATGACAGTACTCAGGTTAAATGTGTAGAAAGTAGTGAAGACACAAGTTTAAAACTCACCCTGTCCACAAACACTGAAGACTTTagtgatgatgacgatgatgaacAAATAGTAAATACAGGTTCTCGTCTGATGGCAACACAGCCAAAGTCAAAACCGTTTGTAGCAAGATTTATTAAACTGTCACCATTTGGATCAATCAATCCCGAACTACCCAAAGTCAAGATAATTATTGTTGGGGATGCCAATACAGGCAAGAGTTGTTTTCTTCACAAATACATCCATGGCTGTTTTGATTACCAGTCACAACCAACAGTTAGTTATTATGTGGTGGTGATGTGTGGTAGAGACTTGTCATAGGTGGGGGTGGACATTTGTAGTCTTCCACTGGAGGATAAGAAGACAGGTAAACAATTTGTTGCTCAACTATGGGATACTCAAGGTAGGTAACATGGTTGAGTAGATAATATTGTTGATGTTCTGTGTAGGTCAGGAGCGATTCAACTCACTTACTACAGTAAGTATGTgcacgcgcgtgtgtgtgtgcatggctgcatgtatatgtttgtttgtaatgtgtGTGCACGTCTGTCTGTAatctgtgtgcatgtacatgtgtatgcatatgCACACGTGTGTTGTGTAGGTGTGCGTGCGTACGTACGTACgtgcacacgtgtgtgtgtgtgtgtgtgtgtgtgtgtgtgtgtgtgtgtgagagagagagaggcagcatatagccaagtggctagagcattggtctggtaattgaaaggtttccGGTTCAATGCTCGGATACATCAAATtgatgttgttgtttccttgagcaagaaactttactcacattgttccagtctgtttaatggggacctggtggcctggtgtcaagtggggaagcagcccacttagctgtaacatcaatgggtacctggtattaactggggaagcaaatgccaactgtccatgtctcacacagcagGTGAAGGTCCAgatgggactttgggtgcccacacctttacCTGTGATGCTGGTTCACTGGATAGGCGTGACCGTGTTAGCACCCAGTTGAAGGCTTTGTGCTTTgcttcatgtgtgtgtgtgtgtgtgttgtgtagtgtagtgtgtgtatagtaTGTGTGGATTTGCGGCCTACCAATTCATCTATTGCTGGTCACATCATTCCATTGGTAATATGAGACCACAAAGACTTATTGTCTACATCGCTACATTGCTACATTGTCTGTGTTTGAATGTCCATTATTTCAATAATGAATATGATGCTAAATATGGCACAGCTATTCATACATATGGTATGAAATAGTTTCCCCAAAATAGTACCCTGGtgggtgttgtgtgtgttgtagtctATAACTAAGAGTTGTGCCATGGCTGCgtatgtatgctactttatatagTACATTTATGTAATAAAGAGACCTACTGTACACGGCTAGTTTCACTGGTGTTGTATTAGGTATTTGTTTGAAACCTTTTCAGGCATGGGTCTGTTGTTTCATATGACTCTGGTAATCTAAACTACAATTTACTGAATAGGACTGTCATGTGGCTAGACAGAACACAGTAGGTGTTACCATAATTAGCTATTTGATAGTTGGCTTTATCAATTTGTCTGAAGATAAATTTAATCACATATTTTTACAGACCTACTTTAGAGGGTCCCATGGAGCCATCATTGTGTATGACATTACCAACTACAAGTCACTTAATAATGTCTATAACTGGAAGAGTGAAGTAGAGAAGGCAACATCCATCAACCCCTTCACTCATATCCCAACCGTTCTGGTGGGAAATAAGGTACCTCAATATGTGATTGTTGGTATTGATATGGATTAATGTAGTTCAAAAGTATGTTCCCTCAGGAAGAATCAGTAAATATAGACtgtattccaaatgacgtcacgAAATAAAATGGCTGCAGCTATTTAATTGGGGTATTCTAACATTTTCGAGTGAGAGTTCCAATGGGGCTTAATAAGATATTCAATTctggaagaagatattgacctaaaacaaacaggtacagttataagggtataaaatctattctTTAATGCCGGGTTAgaaattttcagctggttttacaaagtttagaagaaaaagtattgtttctttgctgtaataaccaaacctggtaATTTCACCTCAATGTCTAGTTTGTTAGCCTCTATATCAATCTTTGAAATCTAGACCGCCATTGGTGataatactcgaaaatataagaatCCCCCCAAGTAGAAAATTCATGTGACGTCATTTGAAATATGGTCTATTGCCCAAAATTGGTAGCATGCTGGATATCCTAGGTGTTGTCAGTTATTTCCAATTGATTGTCAACTTAGGCAGTATATTATAGAGTAATGTGCTTTGCATTTCCCTTTGCTTTCTATTTCCTTTACACACCCTAAAAGCACAGATTATTTTGCTATCTTGCAGTTCTGGGGTAAGCTGATTGATGTAGTGGTATTGATTACAGCATGACTTTGTGTTTCCTTTTTTGGTGAAATACTGAGCAACAATTTTTAACTATTGGTAGGCCTAGTTTTGTCAACAATTGTGGAACAAATATTGACAAAATGTGTTTATTGCCAAGAATGGTAAATCTTTACCCAAGAGGCTCATCATGACAATGACCAAATATATAATAGTGGAGTTTACTTGCATCACTAACTTTCCGCTCCAACATTGAACGCCATTTCCTTTATTGGTAAATATGTAATCAACTATAGTCTTTTTCATAATCACCTGAGCAGCAGGCCACCAGTTGTTTATCAGTTTGACAGAGATAGTGACAGTCATTTCTTTGATGctcatacatgtacatggtaGGCTTTTATTCTTGGCTGAAATTCCAGGCACAAATCCTTTATGGTGCTTATATGGACTCCTAGAAACACATAATGATTTTTCACATACCATGGTACTACATATAAATAAATATCAGTGCACCATTTTGGTGACAATTGTAAGATGCTGGTAAGAAATATTTGGTatttacagtgttgggagtaatgcgttacataagtaacgcgttacgtactAATATTACTTTTGcggtaacgaagtaatataacaaaatatgctgtcaaaaacaggtaatataactcaagttatgtacttgcaaatgtaacatgttacctaagtaatgaagttactgtaacgaacctaatattacataatattattactttaagtaacgaagttactaatctcgttagtgatccactgagtaattcCTAGCCATTACAAtagaagtaatgaagcctactgaatgaagcttattcaccagcttcttgcttataaccaagatttgcacattgtccaacgacgcaatcatgtcacgtgataaagtggtagtttcacacgtgacagcttaaggctgtggacacaaagtaatataatatatctactttattatatgggtaatatgtaactgtaactaaatagttcagttgtaaataatatgtaacgagtttaaaaagtaactgtcccaacactgggtATTTATTTGTAGCTCACTGAAACTGTTCCATATCATTTGCTGAGTAAGTGTAAGAGGAGAAGGTAGAATTAACAGAACGGAACCGGAATGAAACCAATTAGGATGCGCGCCAACTTTAAAGTTGCTTTTCAACAACTTGTACAAGATTATCAGCCAATGTACAATAGCTATTCTAATGATAATCTCCTACAGGAAAGTTGTCTACATGTAGTTTCTATTTAACACCCACTGCATGAATACTTATTACGAATCTATGCCTCAGCTTATGCTGCAAAATACTACCTTCAAGTCTCCTAATGTACAATTCTGCACAATAAACATAGCACTCTGTGCACAAACTACAGCCATTAAGCTAAAATAATGGCAAGTTCAGAAAACTGGCCTGATGCACATGCACCATACAACACAAaaatattacagtattttaCCTGCTAGTACAACTGGCTAAGAAATAATTCTACCCCGTCATTGGCCTTCAACGGAAGGATTCACCATTCGGCATAAAGAGTTTCAAATGTGGCTGCAATCAAGTCCAGGGTAAGTTTTGCCTAATTTCAATGATTGGGGAAAGTGTAGAAACTTATCAAAATTGATTTTAAAGTTGGCACGCGTTCTAATTGGTTCTGTTCCAGTTCTGTTCCATTCTGGCTTTTATGACTTCCCACGTAAGAGTGGTTTATGATGCTATACACTAAAATGtgtgatatttttacagggtaCAATATGTATTTCATTGCTATGGAAACATGGATGACcaattgcataattatattagtAGAGTAGGAAGGATAATATCATAGCTGGTTTGTCAGTGTATTCGTTCTCTTTCCATATATTTTCACAGGTATATAAACAGATGGGCTAGCTGTTCTATTGTATCCGATTcgccatatatgtgaccagattttacaaaaccaatccaaattgcTCATCTGGCAaaatcatagctatactgttgtactactagttttgaccctcagtactataCTTAAGCTACTCGAAGCTGGTTTtgacagatgtcttttctggatggtgtggagagctcgaatggtggtttctggcctAATGTAGGGCCTCAGCTGGCTTGGCAataatcagtggtttactggtggatgtcCTGACAATGTTGATCAGACgtttttttttctgttgattttgctactaatcagccactaagaagccagcacaaccctgtaatctcatgtctggactccaattgtggtctgcctctATTTTGAAGTCTCTCTCTTGCCCATCCCACCAccacccccccacccctttcatgatactacttcgctcatccaactgccagtgttggggcaattgcttgttaaaagtaacttgttacatattacatatttgcaactaaactattcagttacagttacatattacccataaaataaattaactttaatattatattactttgtgtccacaatcttaagctgtcacgtgtgaaactaccaccttttTATGTGACATGATTGTACTGCtgtacaatgtgcaaatcttggttattagtaagaagctggtgataagtcttcattcagtaggcttcattacttcattgtggctagtcAGTGGATAACTAATAAGATttattagtaactttgttacttagGTTacatgcgttacatttgtaagtaaagtaacttgagttatgttaccactttttatagcatatttcgttatattagtTTGTTACCAcgaaattaataattattacacaatacgttacataagtaatgcgttacccccaacactgccaactgctcagattttctatcttattccatcttatttggcgggaactCTACAAGTGCTGGAAGTGGtctgatgcatcttttgtgtaaatttcgtATGCGTATTTGCTAttcttggcaagttatgctgacttgaattctttaaaatcgTTTATCTCAAAGCTTCTAATGTGCTATTTGgaatgtttttccaaaatcctgtcacataattatatgctgTTGTATTTTAGTGCCTGCAACTATTGCTGTCTGCGATTCTGTTGTGGTCAAAGAACAACATTTTAGTGGTAGTGAAGCATGTAGAATTAGTCTAGGACTTCTCTCTCTTTCTGTAATCCTATAGCAAagtataattaaaatttttgtagttCTGCAAATATTTCATAGCAATACTATATGGGTTATAGGGGTTTCAGCACTTTTAGCAATTCATACGAAATGTGTAGTGACGCATGCGTGTGATTTATCTGGTACAACAATGGCGGTGGATACCTACATTGTGTCTCAGGCTGCTGTACATGTTGGCAAATCTCTATAATATACTTTAAAAGGTATGGTAGGATAGGTTATTTCACTTTGAAAACAGCCAAACAAAtcaaacatgcatgcacaacCACACTACGCATGTCACACGAATTTGCAAGAAGTGCT
The nucleotide sequence above comes from Dysidea avara chromosome 3, odDysAvar1.4, whole genome shotgun sequence. Encoded proteins:
- the LOC136249798 gene encoding uncharacterized protein encodes the protein MAFGRYRGTSSFDSSPTDAGSTILKLTNKILADLQVDNSSSQQAKEARVVRNVRSYSDPSGGVDARESLPAYYDTSTILQPARNPNMPYLAPVNTSNELEDFDPLISRSQPAVVAPEDSHLNSQLVESEPPATQVTSELSKYICSETSKSDNDDDFWAFFDGERHSEVTSTDIGTTDKQESLPNDAVTSPNDSESSLTQSNDTKDVSTQSNDTKDDSTQVKCVESSEDTSLKLTLSTNTEDFSDDDDDEQIVNTGSRLMATQPKSKPFVARFIKLSPFGSINPELPKVKIIIVGDANTGKSCFLHKYIHGCFDYQSQPTVGVDICSLPLEDKKTGKQFVAQLWDTQGQERFNSLTTTYFRGSHGAIIVYDITNYKSLNNVYNWKSEVEKATSINPFTHIPTVLVGNKLDLAKDRDTSGAKDVADKLDIDQCFEASSKDGRGIDEVVDFLLEQILKKNLLSELKSEQETISLDKMLDKKKCCLKSS